A portion of the Malania oleifera isolate guangnan ecotype guangnan chromosome 3, ASM2987363v1, whole genome shotgun sequence genome contains these proteins:
- the LOC131150884 gene encoding NDR1/HIN1-like protein 6, with translation MTDRVHPSSKPQAGGGGVPAAAANPAAAPGPKSQLYNPNRLPYRPDSRRRRSRSRRSCFCHCCICGTLLILLVLLIAATACAAAYLLYRPRRPDFTVVAVRISRFNLSSTPDSGTSHLAANLSLAVSAHNPNSKVTFSYDPFAVSVLSAGVLIGNTSFPAFTHLEKNSTLIKTVITSSQDLDAESFTALQSDLKKKNSLAMEVHLDTKVMVKIGGLKSNKVGIRVSCIDIRGIPPKGKSPAAASTSNSKCEVDLRVKIWKFTF, from the coding sequence ATGACAGACAGGGTGCACCCATCTTCAAAGCCGCAGGCCGGCGGCGGAGGCGTCCCAGCCGCTGCCGCCAACCCAGCGGCTGCCCCCGGCCCCAAGTCCCAGCTCTACAACCCCAACCGGCTACCCTACCGCCCCGACAGCCGGCGCCGCCGCAGCCGTTCTCGTCGCAGCTGCTTCTGCCACTGCTGCATCTGCGGCACCCTCCTGATCCTCCTCGTCCTCCTCATCGCCGCCACCGCCTGCGCCGCCGCCTACCTCCTCTACCGCCCCCGCCGGCCCGACTTCACCGTCGTCGCCGTCCGCATCTCCCGCTTCAACCTTTCCTCTACTCCCGACTCCGGCACCTCCCACCTCGCCGCCAACCTCTCCCTCGCCGTCTCCGCCCACAACCCCAACTCCAAAGTCACCTTCTCCTACGACCCCTTCGCCGTCTCCGTACTCTCCGCCGGCGTCCTGATCGGTAATACCTCGTTCCCGGCGTTCACCCATCTCGAGAAAAACTCCACACTGATTAAAACAGTAATCACATCCTCCCAAGATCTCGACGCAGAGTCCTTCACTGCCCTGCAATCAGATCTGAAGAAGAAGAACAGTCTGGCCATGGAGGTGCATCTGGACACGAAGGTGATGGTGAAGATTGGAGGATTGAAGAGCAATAAAGTGGGAATTAGAGTCTCCTGCATCGACATTCGTGGAATTCCACCAAAAGGTAAATCTCCAGCGGCTGCTTCAACTTCGAATTCAAAATGCGAGGTTGATCTCAGAGTCAAGATCTGGAAATTCACTTtctaa